A genomic segment from Cyprinus carpio isolate SPL01 chromosome A22, ASM1834038v1, whole genome shotgun sequence encodes:
- the LOC109046479 gene encoding beta-1,3-galactosyltransferase 1-like isoform X1, protein MHTYQDMEVKLSNRNGWKSLGPDTAPHRCHIKTGFILLLALVFLLTVVTYVSEFSLKTALLTDTFYEKVLNQTRSYYVVIEYPSASENPTIFLAPNRVQQSPTQTTDISVHHHVAHPSNYHFILDEPDKCSQLDPFLVLMVPVALHQVDARNAIRSTWGNESSVQGKAVLTLFFVGLTGGPEAQQQLEEESRQHRDLVQSNFVDSYFNLTIKTMVIMDWLATRCPQASYAMKIDSDMYLNVENLMSLLLAPNTPRQNYITGNLMWDRPVIRNKNSKWYVAEELYPEPKYPMYLLGMGYVFSNDLPEKIVEASKKVKAFNIEDAYVGACLKQLGIAPSSPPDPSQFRAYLGQYKREDFLRVITTILGSPQQLIDIWKDVKRPT, encoded by the exons ATGCACACATATCAAGACATGGAGGTGAAACTTTCCAACAGAAATGGATGGAAGAG TTTGGGTCCGGACACGGCTCCACACAGGTGTCACATTAAGACAGGATTCATTCTGCTACTTGCATTGGTGTTCTTACTGACTGTCGTTACTTATGTCTCTGAATTCTCTCTCAAGACCGCTTTGCTAACTGACACCTTTTATGAAAAAGTGCTAAATCAGACACGCTCCTATTATGTTGTGATTGAATACCCATCTGCCAGTGAAAATCCAACTATATTTTTAGCACCCAACAGAGTCCAACAGAGTCCTACACAAACCACAGACATTTCAGTGCATCATCATGTAGCTCATCCAAGCAACTATCATTTCATTCTGGATGAACCTGATAAATGTAGTCAGTTGGATCCATTCCTGGTCTTGATGGTCCCTGTGGCTCTCCATCAGGTAGATGCTCGTAACGCCATCCGGAGCACATGGGGGAATGAGAGCTCAGTCCAGGGAAAAGCAGTGCTGACTCTGTTCTTTGTGGGTTTGACTGGAGGACCTGAAGCTCAACAGCAGCTGGAGGAAGAGAGCCGACAACACAGAGATTTAGTGCAGAGCAACTTTGTAGACTCCTACTTTAATCTGACCATAAAGACAATGGTGATCATGGACTGGTTGGCCACCCGTTGCCCTCAAGCATCATATGCTATGAAGATTGATTCTGACATGTACTTAAATGTGGAGAACCTGATGAGCCTTCTATTGGCACCCAACACACCCAGACAGAACTACATTACAGGCAATTTGATGTGGGACCGGCCTGTCATcagaaacaaaaactcaaaatggtACGTAGCAGAGGAACTGTACCCTGAACCGAAATACCCCATGTACCTGCTTGGAATGGGATATGTTTTCTCCAATGACCTGCCAGAAAAAATAGTTGAGGCTTCCAAGAAAGTAAAGGCCTTTAACATTGAGGACGCATATGTGGGTGCTTGTCTGAAACAGTTAGGCATTGCACCCTCATCTCCCCCAGACCCTTCACAGTTTAGAGCCTATCTGGGACAATATAAGCGAGAGGATTTTCTTAGAGTTATTACAACAATCCTGGGATCCCCGCAGCAGCTAATAGACATTTGGAAGGATGTAAAGAGGCCCACATAA
- the LOC109046479 gene encoding beta-1,3-galactosyltransferase 1-like isoform X2 — translation MMSKTLGPDTAPHRCHIKTGFILLLALVFLLTVVTYVSEFSLKTALLTDTFYEKVLNQTRSYYVVIEYPSASENPTIFLAPNRVQQSPTQTTDISVHHHVAHPSNYHFILDEPDKCSQLDPFLVLMVPVALHQVDARNAIRSTWGNESSVQGKAVLTLFFVGLTGGPEAQQQLEEESRQHRDLVQSNFVDSYFNLTIKTMVIMDWLATRCPQASYAMKIDSDMYLNVENLMSLLLAPNTPRQNYITGNLMWDRPVIRNKNSKWYVAEELYPEPKYPMYLLGMGYVFSNDLPEKIVEASKKVKAFNIEDAYVGACLKQLGIAPSSPPDPSQFRAYLGQYKREDFLRVITTILGSPQQLIDIWKDVKRPT, via the exons atgatgtctaaaac TTTGGGTCCGGACACGGCTCCACACAGGTGTCACATTAAGACAGGATTCATTCTGCTACTTGCATTGGTGTTCTTACTGACTGTCGTTACTTATGTCTCTGAATTCTCTCTCAAGACCGCTTTGCTAACTGACACCTTTTATGAAAAAGTGCTAAATCAGACACGCTCCTATTATGTTGTGATTGAATACCCATCTGCCAGTGAAAATCCAACTATATTTTTAGCACCCAACAGAGTCCAACAGAGTCCTACACAAACCACAGACATTTCAGTGCATCATCATGTAGCTCATCCAAGCAACTATCATTTCATTCTGGATGAACCTGATAAATGTAGTCAGTTGGATCCATTCCTGGTCTTGATGGTCCCTGTGGCTCTCCATCAGGTAGATGCTCGTAACGCCATCCGGAGCACATGGGGGAATGAGAGCTCAGTCCAGGGAAAAGCAGTGCTGACTCTGTTCTTTGTGGGTTTGACTGGAGGACCTGAAGCTCAACAGCAGCTGGAGGAAGAGAGCCGACAACACAGAGATTTAGTGCAGAGCAACTTTGTAGACTCCTACTTTAATCTGACCATAAAGACAATGGTGATCATGGACTGGTTGGCCACCCGTTGCCCTCAAGCATCATATGCTATGAAGATTGATTCTGACATGTACTTAAATGTGGAGAACCTGATGAGCCTTCTATTGGCACCCAACACACCCAGACAGAACTACATTACAGGCAATTTGATGTGGGACCGGCCTGTCATcagaaacaaaaactcaaaatggtACGTAGCAGAGGAACTGTACCCTGAACCGAAATACCCCATGTACCTGCTTGGAATGGGATATGTTTTCTCCAATGACCTGCCAGAAAAAATAGTTGAGGCTTCCAAGAAAGTAAAGGCCTTTAACATTGAGGACGCATATGTGGGTGCTTGTCTGAAACAGTTAGGCATTGCACCCTCATCTCCCCCAGACCCTTCACAGTTTAGAGCCTATCTGGGACAATATAAGCGAGAGGATTTTCTTAGAGTTATTACAACAATCCTGGGATCCCCGCAGCAGCTAATAGACATTTGGAAGGATGTAAAGAGGCCCACATAA